Proteins from a genomic interval of Paenibacillus thermoaerophilus:
- a CDS encoding YggT family protein, which yields MIYDLISWLGSIYQWMIIIYILLSWVPSARDSFVGEWLGKLVEPYLAPFRRFIPPIGGMIDISPIIALIALRFAVEGLLTVVRSLIG from the coding sequence ATGATCTATGACTTGATTTCTTGGCTCGGCAGCATCTACCAATGGATGATTATCATCTACATCCTGCTTTCGTGGGTGCCCAGCGCCCGCGACAGCTTTGTCGGAGAATGGCTGGGCAAGCTGGTGGAGCCGTATTTGGCGCCGTTCCGCCGATTTATCCCGCCGATCGGCGGCATGATCGACATTTCCCCGATTATCGCGCTGATTGCGCTGCGGTTCGCGGTCGAGGGACTGCTGACCGTCGTCAGATCCCTGATCGGATAA
- a CDS encoding RNA-binding protein, protein MSSELHAHFHPDERPFVDKALEWIQRSARQHDVKRTDFLDPRQAWILESLVNREADVQLLLFGGYKQAERRRALIAPDYLMPEPEECGVALIEATSPDGKFAELDHGDFLGALTALGVKRDKLGDIHLHEDACHILVAEELADYFSLNLRQVHRVHVFTQRLPLERLRPAETQFQEMKLSVASMRLDGILSDVCRMSRAKVLPPIKAGRCKVNWKVEEDPGKPLRQGDVVSLQGFGRFKILELEGESKSGRIRLRVGKYS, encoded by the coding sequence ATGTCTTCGGAACTGCATGCGCATTTTCATCCCGACGAGCGTCCGTTCGTCGACAAAGCCTTGGAATGGATACAGCGGTCCGCCCGTCAGCATGACGTCAAACGGACCGATTTTCTTGATCCCCGCCAAGCCTGGATTCTCGAATCGCTCGTCAACCGGGAAGCGGACGTCCAACTGCTGTTGTTCGGAGGATACAAACAAGCCGAGCGGCGGAGAGCGCTGATCGCCCCGGATTATCTCATGCCGGAGCCGGAGGAATGCGGCGTCGCCTTAATCGAGGCGACGTCCCCGGACGGCAAATTCGCGGAGCTGGACCACGGCGATTTTCTGGGGGCGCTGACGGCGCTGGGCGTCAAGCGGGACAAGCTCGGCGACATTCATCTGCACGAGGACGCCTGCCATATTCTTGTAGCCGAGGAGCTGGCGGACTACTTCTCGTTGAACCTCCGCCAGGTGCACCGGGTCCATGTGTTCACGCAGCGCTTGCCGCTTGAGCGGCTTCGTCCGGCCGAGACGCAATTCCAAGAGATGAAGCTGTCGGTCGCTTCGATGAGGCTGGACGGCATCCTCAGCGACGTTTGCCGGATGAGCCGGGCCAAGGTGCTGCCGCCTATCAAGGCGGGGCGCTGCAAGGTCAACTGGAAGGTCGAGGAGGACCCGGGCAAACCGCTCCGGCAAGGCGATGTCGTCTCGCTGCAAGGCTTCGGCCGATTCAAAATATTGGAGCTCGAAGGAGAGTCCAAGAGCGGCCGCATTCGTCTCCGTGTCGGGAAATATTCCTGA
- a CDS encoding DivIVA domain-containing protein, whose amino-acid sequence MPLTPLDIHNKEFSRRLRGYDEDEVNEFLDQIIKDYEALIRENKELGNQVAALQERLNHFANIEETLSKTIIVAQEAADEVKNNAKKEAQLILKEAEKNADRIINESLAKARKIAIEIEELKKQASIFRVRFKALIEAQVELLNNDSWVSLSEGVAFDQEAAATRDIREIMDRG is encoded by the coding sequence ATGCCTTTGACTCCGCTAGATATCCATAATAAAGAATTCAGCCGCAGGCTGAGAGGATACGACGAAGACGAGGTCAACGAGTTTCTCGATCAGATCATCAAAGATTACGAGGCGTTGATCCGCGAAAACAAGGAACTGGGCAATCAAGTGGCCGCGCTTCAGGAACGGCTGAATCATTTCGCCAATATCGAGGAGACGCTCAGCAAAACGATTATCGTCGCGCAGGAGGCGGCCGACGAAGTCAAAAACAACGCCAAGAAGGAAGCGCAGCTCATCCTGAAGGAAGCGGAGAAAAACGCCGATCGGATTATCAACGAGTCGCTCGCCAAAGCCCGTAAAATCGCGATCGAGATCGAAGAACTGAAAAAGCAGGCCTCGATCTTCCGCGTCCGCTTCAAGGCGCTGATCGAAGCGCAGGTCGAACTGCTGAACAACGACAGTTGGGTTTCTTTGTCGGAGGGCGTCGCCTTCGACCAGGAAGCCGCGGCGACACGCGATATCCGGGAAATCATGGACCGGGGTTAA
- the ileS gene encoding isoleucine--tRNA ligase yields MDYSKTLNLPETQFPMRGNLPQAEPATQARWDELDLYRKVRESRKGRPQFILHDGPPYANGDIHIGHALNKILKDFIVRCKTMQGFDAPYVPGWDTHGLPIEQAIANSGKADRKKMAVADFREACKNYALGWIEKQKAQFKRLGVIGDWDRPYITLDPKYEAQQIRLFGDMVKKGYIYKGLKPVYWSTSSESALAEAEIEYKEKTSPSIYVAFPVKDGKGVLDNDASIVIWTTTPWTLPANLGISVHPEFDYVTVAAGSGKYVVAEGLLESVAQAVGWDETQVLAKVKGAELDRVVCRHPFYDRDSLVMVGEHVTLDAGTGCVHTAPGHGEEDFAIGQKYGIGVLCPVDDQGYLTAEAPGFEGMFYEKANGPIMDRLKEEGRLLAASTIRHQYAHDWRTKKPVIYRATEQWFASVDGFRQQMLDEIKRISWTPEWGETRLHNMIAERGDWCISRQRSWGVPIPIFYCRKCNEPLVNDATIEHVANLFEREGSNAWFQRSEAELLPAGTTCAACGHSEFRKETDIMDVWFDSGSSHAAVLETREDLRWPADLYLEGSDQYRGWFNSSLITGVAVKGRAPYEGILSHGFTLDGEGRKMSKSLGNTVDPNQVCNKLGADILRLWVASTDYQADQRISDAILTQISEVYRKIRNTLRYLLSNLNDFNPETDAVPRESMGELDRFALARLNRMTDRVLKAYDRYEFHTVYQAVHHFCAVEMSAFYLDIVKDRLYCSTPTDPARRACQTVLYEALLAITKLIAPIIPHTADEVWRHTPAVQLPSVHLAEFPQADQSAYDETLEKKWSRFLEVRDEIMKALEGARKDKRINSNLGAKVELFPESAETFELLNGMDRLDQLLIVSQVALVSPGAAAVPEDAVKLDGIAVRVTPAEGGKCERCWVVLPEVGKHGHHEDVCPRCAEVLTEIGA; encoded by the coding sequence ATGGATTACAGCAAAACGTTAAATCTGCCGGAGACACAATTCCCGATGCGCGGAAATCTGCCGCAGGCGGAACCCGCGACGCAAGCCCGCTGGGACGAGCTCGATCTGTACCGCAAGGTGCGCGAGAGCCGCAAGGGGCGCCCACAATTCATTCTGCATGACGGCCCGCCGTATGCGAACGGCGACATTCACATCGGTCACGCCTTAAACAAAATTCTCAAGGATTTTATCGTCCGCTGCAAGACGATGCAGGGCTTCGACGCCCCGTATGTGCCGGGCTGGGATACGCACGGTCTGCCGATCGAGCAGGCGATCGCGAACAGCGGCAAGGCCGACCGCAAAAAAATGGCCGTGGCCGATTTCCGCGAAGCGTGCAAAAATTACGCGCTCGGCTGGATCGAAAAGCAAAAGGCCCAGTTCAAGCGGCTCGGCGTTATCGGCGACTGGGACCGTCCGTACATCACGCTGGACCCGAAATACGAAGCCCAGCAAATCCGCCTGTTCGGCGACATGGTCAAGAAGGGATACATCTACAAAGGGCTGAAGCCCGTGTACTGGTCCACGTCGTCGGAGAGCGCGCTGGCTGAAGCCGAGATCGAATATAAGGAGAAAACGTCTCCGTCCATTTATGTCGCTTTCCCGGTGAAGGACGGAAAAGGCGTGCTGGACAACGATGCAAGCATCGTCATCTGGACGACGACGCCGTGGACGCTTCCGGCCAACCTGGGCATCAGCGTGCACCCCGAGTTCGACTACGTGACGGTTGCGGCGGGAAGCGGCAAATACGTCGTCGCGGAAGGGCTGCTGGAATCGGTCGCCCAAGCGGTCGGTTGGGACGAAACGCAGGTGTTGGCGAAGGTCAAGGGGGCCGAGCTGGACCGCGTCGTCTGCCGCCATCCGTTCTACGACCGCGACTCGCTGGTAATGGTCGGCGAGCACGTGACGCTGGATGCGGGCACGGGCTGCGTCCACACGGCGCCGGGCCACGGCGAGGAAGACTTCGCCATCGGCCAGAAATACGGCATCGGCGTGTTGTGTCCGGTTGACGATCAGGGGTATCTGACAGCGGAAGCGCCCGGGTTCGAGGGTATGTTCTACGAGAAGGCGAACGGTCCGATCATGGACCGCCTCAAGGAAGAGGGTCGGCTGCTCGCCGCTTCGACGATCCGGCACCAATACGCCCACGATTGGCGGACGAAGAAGCCGGTCATCTACCGGGCGACGGAGCAATGGTTCGCGTCTGTCGACGGCTTCCGGCAGCAGATGCTGGATGAAATCAAGCGGATCTCCTGGACGCCGGAATGGGGCGAGACGCGCCTGCACAACATGATCGCCGAACGCGGAGACTGGTGTATCTCCCGCCAGCGTTCCTGGGGCGTGCCGATTCCGATCTTTTACTGCCGCAAGTGCAACGAGCCGCTGGTCAACGACGCGACGATCGAGCATGTGGCCAATCTGTTCGAGCGCGAAGGCTCGAATGCCTGGTTCCAGCGCAGCGAAGCCGAGCTGTTGCCGGCGGGCACGACTTGCGCGGCGTGCGGACATTCCGAATTCCGCAAGGAAACGGACATCATGGACGTCTGGTTCGACTCCGGCTCCAGCCATGCGGCCGTGCTGGAGACGAGAGAGGATCTCCGCTGGCCCGCGGATCTGTATCTGGAAGGCTCCGACCAATACCGCGGATGGTTCAACTCGTCCTTGATCACCGGCGTCGCCGTCAAAGGCCGCGCGCCGTACGAAGGCATCCTGAGCCACGGCTTCACGCTTGACGGCGAAGGCCGGAAAATGTCCAAATCGCTCGGCAACACGGTCGATCCGAACCAGGTATGCAACAAGCTGGGCGCCGACATATTGCGGCTGTGGGTCGCCTCGACCGATTATCAGGCCGACCAGCGCATATCGGACGCCATCTTGACCCAAATCTCGGAAGTGTACCGGAAAATCCGCAACACGCTGCGTTATCTGCTGAGCAACCTGAACGACTTCAATCCGGAGACGGATGCCGTGCCGCGCGAATCGATGGGCGAGCTCGACCGCTTCGCGCTGGCGCGCCTGAACCGGATGACGGACCGCGTGTTGAAGGCTTACGACCGTTACGAATTCCACACGGTGTACCAGGCGGTTCATCATTTCTGCGCCGTGGAGATGAGCGCGTTCTATCTGGATATCGTCAAAGACCGTCTGTACTGCAGCACGCCGACGGACCCCGCGCGCCGAGCTTGCCAAACCGTATTGTACGAGGCGCTGTTGGCCATAACTAAGCTGATAGCGCCGATCATCCCGCATACGGCTGACGAAGTTTGGCGGCATACTCCGGCCGTGCAACTGCCCAGCGTACATCTGGCCGAGTTCCCTCAAGCGGATCAATCGGCTTACGACGAAACGCTGGAGAAGAAGTGGAGCCGGTTCCTCGAGGTTCGCGACGAGATCATGAAGGCGCTGGAAGGCGCCCGCAAGGACAAGCGGATCAACTCCAACCTCGGCGCGAAAGTCGAGCTGTTCCCGGAATCCGCGGAAACGTTCGAGCTGCTGAACGGAATGGACCGTCTGGATCAGCTTCTTATCGTGTCCCAGGTCGCATTGGTATCGCCGGGGGCGGCCGCCGTTCCGGAGGACGCCGTCAAGCTGGACGGCATCGCCGTACGCGTTACGCCGGCCGAAGGCGGCAAGTGCGAACGCTGCTGGGTTGTCCTGCCGGAAGTCGGCAAGCACGGGCACCATGAGGACGTATGCCCGCGTTGCGCGGAGGTTTTAACTGAGATCGGCGCCTGA
- a CDS encoding DUF5665 domain-containing protein: MGLGMGETLHDGSAREDQQDREDRSGSGATGRGDTAAAAADLAKRLDTLAVRIEASRIAEYVELLHHPRKLLMSSLLTGIARGIGITIGVTVFAAVLVQLLRMLGALNLPVIGDWIADIVEIVESELDGRRIG, encoded by the coding sequence ATGGGACTGGGAATGGGCGAGACGCTGCATGACGGCAGCGCCCGAGAGGATCAACAGGACAGGGAAGACAGATCCGGCTCCGGCGCAACCGGCCGGGGGGATACCGCCGCGGCGGCCGCCGATCTGGCCAAACGGCTGGATACGCTGGCCGTCCGGATCGAAGCTTCCCGGATAGCCGAATATGTAGAGCTGCTTCATCATCCGCGAAAGCTGTTGATGAGCAGCCTGTTGACGGGGATTGCGAGAGGCATCGGCATTACGATCGGCGTTACGGTTTTCGCCGCGGTGCTGGTGCAGCTTTTGCGCATGCTGGGCGCGTTAAACCTGCCGGTTATCGGCGACTGGATCGCCGATATCGTCGAAATCGTCGAAAGCGAACTGGACGGCCGCCGGATCGGTTAG
- a CDS encoding TraR/DksA C4-type zinc finger protein, whose amino-acid sequence MNGLTEHQLSALRAKLEADLREWDGVLQSSDGFGLQASLRESVGDLSAYDNHPADAATESYERGKDSALREHFRLLRQDASEALARMDRGEYGICAVCGRAIPYERLEANPAAAYCVEHNPAQRHSERRPAEESFLERPFGRTSMDDRDGQNGFDGEDAWQIVEAWGNSDSPAMAESPDTFDYDSGSATEGDEPDGYVETLESFLATDIYGKHTHVVRNRAYREYLEHGEGEGLLILDADDADPYP is encoded by the coding sequence GTGAACGGTCTGACGGAACATCAGCTCTCCGCACTCCGCGCCAAGCTGGAGGCCGATCTGCGCGAATGGGACGGCGTCTTGCAATCGTCGGACGGCTTCGGCCTGCAGGCGTCGCTTCGCGAGAGCGTCGGCGATTTGTCAGCTTACGACAATCACCCGGCCGACGCGGCGACGGAAAGCTACGAACGGGGCAAAGACTCGGCTTTGCGCGAGCACTTCCGCCTGCTTCGGCAGGACGCCTCGGAAGCATTGGCCCGGATGGATCGCGGGGAATACGGAATATGCGCCGTCTGCGGCCGGGCCATTCCTTATGAACGGCTGGAAGCGAATCCGGCCGCCGCTTATTGCGTCGAGCATAATCCGGCCCAGCGTCACTCGGAGCGTCGTCCCGCCGAGGAATCGTTCCTGGAAAGGCCGTTCGGGCGGACAAGCATGGACGACCGGGACGGCCAGAACGGCTTCGACGGCGAAGACGCCTGGCAAATCGTCGAAGCCTGGGGCAATTCCGACAGTCCGGCGATGGCCGAAAGCCCGGATACGTTTGACTACGACAGCGGCTCCGCCACGGAAGGCGACGAACCGGACGGATATGTGGAGACGCTGGAGAGCTTCCTGGCGACGGACATTTACGGAAAGCACACGCACGTCGTCCGCAATCGGGCCTACCGCGAATACCTCGAACACGGCGAAGGCGAGGGCTTGCTCATATTGGATGCGGACGACGCGGACCCTTATCCCTAA
- the lspA gene encoding signal peptidase II: MLPYYVLAAIVIAIDQFTKYLVNQKIALGAEYPILWDFFLLTHYRNTGAAFGILKEMRWFFLVITAVVVLAIAWYLTKAVRERRKLIPTALGLLLGGALGNFYDRAVHGEVVDFLQFNFGSYTFPIFNLADTAICIGVGLILLDSILQWREEKRSAAAHDESAA; the protein is encoded by the coding sequence ATGTTGCCTTATTACGTGCTTGCCGCCATCGTAATCGCCATCGACCAGTTCACGAAATATTTGGTCAATCAAAAAATCGCCCTGGGAGCGGAATACCCGATATTGTGGGATTTTTTCCTGCTTACGCACTATCGCAACACAGGGGCGGCCTTCGGCATTTTGAAGGAAATGCGGTGGTTTTTTCTCGTGATCACGGCCGTTGTCGTGCTGGCTATCGCCTGGTATTTGACCAAAGCCGTACGGGAGCGGCGCAAGCTGATTCCGACAGCGTTGGGCTTGCTGCTCGGCGGCGCGCTCGGCAACTTTTACGACCGGGCCGTTCACGGCGAAGTTGTTGATTTTCTGCAATTCAACTTCGGATCTTATACGTTTCCGATTTTTAATTTGGCCGACACCGCGATTTGCATCGGCGTCGGACTGATATTGCTGGATTCCATTTTGCAATGGCGCGAGGAGAAAAGGAGTGCTGCGGCGCATGATGAATCGGCCGCATGA
- a CDS encoding RluA family pseudouridine synthase, which yields MMNRPHDWEEDEELPEEEGVLYWVADADTDGERIDKAISEWMEEGVSRSQVQQWIKDGRVTVGGKAVKPNYRLAENDEIALIVPEPESVDVLPENIPLDVVYEDSDVIVVNKPRGMVVHPAPGHSSGTLVNALLYHCRDLSGINGELRPGIVHRIDKDTSGLLMAAKNDLAHAGLSAQLKAHTVTRKYIAVVEGVVQHDQGTVDAPIGRDKHDRKMFTVTWHNGKPSVTHFAVLKRFPRQTMLELQLETGRTHQIRVHMKFIGHPLVGDPMYGKTKRSVIQGQALHAATLGFTHPRTGEQLEFEAPLPDDMKLLIKQLGEEPL from the coding sequence ATGATGAATCGGCCGCATGATTGGGAAGAAGACGAGGAGCTTCCGGAAGAGGAAGGCGTGCTCTATTGGGTGGCTGACGCCGACACGGACGGAGAGCGAATCGACAAGGCGATATCCGAGTGGATGGAGGAGGGGGTGTCCCGCTCGCAAGTTCAGCAGTGGATCAAGGACGGCCGGGTTACGGTGGGCGGCAAGGCGGTCAAGCCCAATTACCGGCTGGCCGAAAACGACGAGATCGCCTTGATCGTGCCGGAGCCGGAATCCGTCGACGTGCTGCCGGAAAACATCCCGCTTGACGTCGTGTACGAGGATTCCGACGTGATTGTCGTCAACAAGCCGCGCGGCATGGTTGTTCACCCGGCGCCCGGTCACAGCTCGGGCACGCTGGTGAATGCGCTGCTGTACCACTGCCGGGACTTGTCCGGAATTAACGGGGAGCTTCGGCCGGGCATCGTGCACCGGATCGACAAGGACACGTCCGGCTTGCTGATGGCGGCCAAAAACGATTTGGCGCACGCGGGATTGTCCGCGCAGCTTAAAGCGCATACCGTGACCCGAAAATATATCGCCGTCGTGGAAGGCGTCGTTCAGCACGACCAAGGCACCGTCGACGCGCCGATCGGCCGCGACAAGCACGACCGCAAGATGTTTACGGTGACCTGGCACAACGGAAAGCCTTCCGTCACGCATTTTGCGGTTCTGAAGCGGTTTCCCCGGCAGACGATGCTGGAGCTGCAATTGGAGACCGGGCGTACGCATCAGATTCGCGTGCATATGAAGTTTATCGGCCATCCGCTTGTCGGCGATCCCATGTACGGCAAGACGAAGCGTTCCGTGATTCAGGGGCAGGCCCTGCATGCGGCGACGCTCGGGTTCACTCACCCGCGGACGGGGGAGCAGCTGGAATTCGAAGCGCCGCTCCCGGACGATATGAAGCTGTTGATCAAGCAGTTGGGGGAGGAGCCGCTATGA
- a CDS encoding aminotransferase A, whose translation MNPERFIKPEVRGIEISGIRKMANLVAKYPDALSLTIGQPDFPTPAHIVEAGKRALDEGRTGYTANPGMPELRQAAAAFVADKYGLFYRWQDEVIVTVGASEALDMTLRAIVCAGDEVILPGPIYPGYEPLVRMAGGVPVTVDTRADGFRMTAEALEAAITPRTKAVLLCSPANPTGRSQDRASLEKIAAVLRGRDLVVISDEIYSELLFDGEHVSIASLPDMRERTVVINGLSKSHSMTGWRIGFAFAPAWLAEHLVKVHQYNVTCATSVSQCAAIAALTAGRDDALPMREAYRRRRDYVCDRLVAMGMEIHRPEGAFYVFPSIARFGLSSQEFAHRLLERERVAVVPGDAFGPLGEGYIRLSYAYSEETLREGLDRLEKFLRSLDGGA comes from the coding sequence ATGAATCCGGAACGGTTCATCAAACCCGAAGTTCGCGGGATCGAGATATCCGGCATCCGCAAAATGGCGAATCTGGTGGCGAAGTACCCGGACGCCCTGTCGCTGACGATCGGACAGCCGGATTTTCCGACCCCGGCGCATATTGTCGAAGCGGGAAAACGGGCTCTTGACGAAGGCCGGACCGGTTATACCGCGAATCCGGGCATGCCCGAGCTGAGACAGGCCGCGGCTGCTTTTGTCGCGGACAAATACGGGCTGTTTTACCGCTGGCAAGATGAGGTTATCGTGACGGTGGGCGCATCGGAAGCGCTGGATATGACGCTGCGGGCGATCGTGTGCGCCGGCGACGAGGTGATTTTGCCGGGGCCGATCTATCCGGGATACGAGCCGCTCGTGCGGATGGCGGGCGGCGTGCCCGTGACCGTCGATACGAGGGCCGACGGGTTCCGGATGACGGCGGAAGCGCTGGAGGCCGCCATTACCCCCCGGACGAAAGCCGTGCTCTTGTGTTCGCCGGCGAACCCGACGGGCCGCAGCCAGGACCGCGCCAGCCTGGAGAAGATCGCGGCCGTGCTGCGCGGACGCGATCTCGTTGTGATTTCCGACGAGATTTACAGCGAGCTGCTGTTCGACGGCGAGCACGTCTCGATCGCTTCCTTGCCGGATATGCGTGAGCGTACGGTTGTGATCAACGGCTTGTCCAAGTCGCATTCCATGACCGGCTGGCGAATCGGATTTGCGTTCGCGCCCGCATGGCTGGCGGAGCATCTCGTTAAGGTGCATCAATACAACGTTACTTGCGCCACATCCGTCAGCCAATGCGCGGCGATCGCCGCTCTGACGGCGGGACGGGACGATGCGCTGCCGATGCGGGAGGCTTACCGCCGCCGCCGGGATTACGTGTGCGATCGGCTGGTTGCGATGGGGATGGAGATCCATCGGCCGGAAGGCGCGTTTTACGTCTTTCCGTCGATCGCCCGCTTCGGTTTAAGCTCGCAGGAATTCGCCCACCGGCTGCTCGAGCGGGAACGGGTCGCGGTTGTGCCCGGCGATGCGTTCGGACCGCTGGGCGAAGGCTATATCCGGTTGTCGTACGCGTATTCCGAAGAGACGCTGCGCGAAGGTCTGGACCGGCTGGAGAAGTTTTTAAGGAGTTTGGACGGAGGGGCTTGA
- a CDS encoding N-acetyldiaminopimelate deacetylase, whose amino-acid sequence MTTSLSPFVRIRRDLHRIPEPGFQEFKTQAYLLNYIATLPQDRLEVRKWRTGILVKVKGTAPKRTLGYRADMDGLPIAEETNYDFHSEHPGFMHACGHDLHMAIGLGVLTSIAERPLADDFVIAFQPAEEGPGGALPMLQSEEFRQWRPDQIVALHIAPEYKVGTIATRPGLLFANTSELFIDLRGKGGHAAFPHLANDMVVAAAHLLTQLQTIVSRNLDPLDSAVITVGKIEGGTKQNIIAETSRLEGTIRTFSADTMKLVKSRIEAVVAGIEASFGCAASIDYGANYHQVFNDERLTREFMDWLSARPDIRAVECRPAMTGEDFGYMLADIPGFMFWLGVDTPYGLHHAKIEPAEEAIDLAIRTVSDYFRWKSEQP is encoded by the coding sequence ATGACGACGAGTTTATCCCCATTCGTCCGCATCCGGCGGGATTTGCACCGCATACCGGAGCCCGGCTTTCAGGAATTCAAGACGCAGGCGTATCTGCTGAACTATATCGCGACGCTGCCCCAGGACCGGCTGGAGGTGCGCAAGTGGCGGACGGGCATTCTGGTGAAGGTGAAGGGCACGGCGCCCAAGCGCACGCTCGGCTACCGCGCCGACATGGACGGGCTGCCGATCGCGGAGGAGACGAATTACGACTTCCACTCGGAGCATCCGGGATTCATGCATGCCTGCGGCCACGATCTGCATATGGCGATCGGCCTCGGCGTGCTGACGTCGATCGCGGAGCGGCCGCTCGCCGACGATTTCGTTATCGCATTTCAGCCCGCGGAAGAAGGTCCCGGCGGCGCGCTGCCGATGCTGCAGAGCGAGGAGTTCCGCCAGTGGCGCCCGGATCAGATCGTCGCGCTGCATATCGCGCCCGAATACAAGGTAGGGACGATCGCGACGCGTCCCGGCCTGCTGTTCGCGAACACGTCGGAGCTGTTCATCGACCTGCGCGGCAAGGGCGGCCACGCGGCCTTCCCGCATCTGGCCAACGATATGGTGGTGGCGGCCGCGCATCTGCTGACGCAGTTGCAGACGATCGTCTCGCGCAATCTCGATCCGCTTGATTCCGCCGTCATCACGGTCGGCAAGATCGAAGGCGGCACGAAGCAGAACATTATCGCCGAGACGTCCCGGCTGGAAGGAACCATCCGCACCTTCTCCGCCGACACGATGAAGCTCGTCAAATCGCGCATCGAAGCGGTTGTCGCCGGAATCGAAGCTTCGTTCGGCTGCGCCGCCAGCATCGACTACGGCGCCAACTACCATCAAGTGTTCAACGACGAACGGCTGACGCGCGAGTTTATGGATTGGCTGTCGGCTCGTCCGGACATCCGCGCGGTGGAATGCCGCCCGGCGATGACCGGCGAAGACTTCGGCTACATGCTGGCCGACATTCCGGGTTTTATGTTCTGGCTGGGCGTCGACACGCCTTACGGGCTGCATCACGCCAAGATCGAACCGGCCGAAGAAGCCATCGATCTCGCCATCCGGACGGTCAGCGACTATTTCCGCTGGAAGTCGGAACAGCCTTGA
- the dapD gene encoding 2,3,4,5-tetrahydropyridine-2,6-dicarboxylate N-acetyltransferase, with translation MSEMNTMEIINFIKNSTKKTPVKLYVKGDLEGIDWGEGSQSFISGGAGVVFGEWKVLEGVLEANKDRIADYAVEADRRNSAIPLLDVKPINARIEPGAIIRDKVHIGDNAVIMMGALINIGASVGEGTMIDMNAVLGGRAQVGKMCHIGAGAIIAGVIEPPSAQPVVIEDDVLVGANAVILEGVRVGKGAVVAAGAVVVEDVPEYTVVAGTPARVIKKVDDKTKSKTEILKELRTL, from the coding sequence ATGAGCGAAATGAACACGATGGAGATTATCAACTTTATCAAAAACAGCACCAAAAAAACGCCGGTCAAGCTGTACGTGAAAGGCGACCTGGAAGGCATCGACTGGGGCGAAGGCTCGCAAAGCTTTATTTCCGGGGGAGCGGGCGTCGTCTTCGGCGAATGGAAAGTGCTGGAGGGCGTGCTTGAAGCGAACAAAGACCGCATCGCCGACTACGCCGTCGAAGCCGACCGCCGCAACTCGGCCATCCCGCTGCTGGACGTGAAGCCGATCAACGCGCGGATCGAGCCGGGCGCCATCATCCGCGACAAAGTCCATATCGGCGACAACGCCGTCATCATGATGGGCGCTCTCATCAACATCGGCGCTTCCGTCGGCGAAGGCACGATGATCGACATGAACGCCGTGCTGGGCGGACGCGCGCAAGTCGGCAAAATGTGCCACATCGGCGCGGGCGCGATTATCGCGGGCGTCATCGAGCCGCCGTCGGCTCAGCCGGTCGTAATTGAAGACGACGTGCTTGTCGGCGCCAACGCCGTCATCCTCGAAGGCGTGCGCGTAGGCAAAGGCGCGGTAGTCGCCGCGGGCGCGGTTGTCGTCGAAGACGTGCCGGAGTATACCGTCGTCGCCGGAACGCCTGCGCGCGTCATCAAAAAAGTCGACGACAAAACCAAATCGAAGACGGAGATTCTGAAAGAACTCCGCACGCTGTAA
- the sigY gene encoding RNA polymerase sigma factor SigY, whose amino-acid sequence MEAEEQPLIRLAQHGDDEALAELLRRHYPFVRNYMIKWTMDPETAQEMTQEAMMRAVTHIRSYDGSSKLSSWLITIASRLYLDECRRRKRESRWRQEQRQSARRMRWTAEASGSEWRDVMDALAELEPETRAAILLKHYYGYGYEEIGRMLGCPEGTAKSRVFHGIRKLRKEWNNDGERTQ is encoded by the coding sequence GTGGAGGCGGAGGAGCAACCCCTGATCCGGTTGGCGCAGCACGGGGACGACGAGGCGCTGGCGGAGCTGCTGCGCCGTCATTATCCGTTCGTGCGCAACTATATGATCAAGTGGACGATGGACCCGGAGACGGCCCAGGAGATGACGCAGGAAGCGATGATGCGGGCGGTGACGCATATCCGGTCGTACGACGGATCGTCCAAGCTGTCGTCGTGGCTGATCACGATCGCCAGCCGGCTGTATCTGGACGAATGCCGCAGACGCAAGCGCGAGAGTCGTTGGCGGCAGGAGCAACGGCAATCCGCCAGACGCATGAGATGGACGGCGGAAGCTTCCGGTTCCGAATGGCGCGACGTCATGGACGCGCTGGCGGAGCTGGAGCCCGAGACGCGGGCGGCGATCCTGCTGAAGCATTACTACGGGTACGGCTACGAGGAGATCGGGCGGATGCTCGGTTGTCCCGAAGGCACGGCGAAGTCCCGGGTGTTTCACGGCATTCGCAAGCTCAGAAAGGAGTGGAACAACGATGGCGAACGAACGCAATAA